In one bacterium genomic region, the following are encoded:
- a CDS encoding HD-GYP domain-containing protein: protein MPGYFVAEPPKIEVFDDKILKNAEAKKLIQDIPVLLSNQTKEEAIKVVYTSLQEARAGRMIDKMTVREVVTKLIEEVISNYEDSLINLMDIRTYDKYTFSHSINVCTLSTLIGLKQKLKRKDLEDLAIGSLLHDVGKILIRHEILDKPGRLTPEEFEEMKKHPIYSYNILSREKDISEVPRMVAYAHHERYDGRGYPRKLVGVEIPQFAVMTSIADVYDALTTDRPYRKGLLPHDAMRIIISQTYSDFAIDVVRAFLRTLSIYPLGSLVKLNTGEIGLVVKVNERAIVRPVIRVLIDAKGELIPFSKVKDIDLTKDATRFIECPESEEIFGKK, encoded by the coding sequence ATGCCAGGATATTTTGTAGCAGAACCTCCAAAAATAGAAGTTTTTGATGATAAAATACTAAAAAATGCAGAAGCCAAAAAATTGATTCAAGACATCCCTGTTTTGCTTTCTAACCAGACAAAAGAAGAGGCAATAAAAGTCGTCTATACCAGTCTTCAAGAGGCAAGAGCAGGGAGGATGATTGATAAAATGACCGTGCGGGAGGTGGTTACTAAATTAATTGAAGAAGTTATCTCAAACTATGAAGATTCTTTGATAAATCTTATGGATATTAGAACCTATGATAAATATACCTTCTCACATTCAATCAATGTTTGCACCTTATCCACACTCATCGGTCTAAAACAGAAATTAAAAAGGAAAGATTTAGAAGATTTAGCTATTGGTTCGTTGCTTCATGATGTAGGTAAAATACTGATCAGGCATGAGATATTAGATAAACCCGGAAGATTAACCCCAGAAGAATTTGAGGAAATGAAAAAACATCCTATTTATAGCTATAATATCCTTTCGAGAGAAAAAGATATAAGTGAAGTTCCCAGAATGGTTGCTTATGCCCATCATGAAAGATATGATGGGCGAGGGTATCCACGGAAATTAGTCGGTGTTGAAATTCCACAATTTGCCGTAATGACCTCAATTGCCGATGTCTATGATGCCCTGACAACGGATAGACCATATCGAAAAGGGTTACTCCCTCATGACGCAATGAGAATTATTATTAGTCAAACTTATAGTGATTTTGCCATAGATGTTGTCCGTGCTTTTTTGAGGACTTTGTCTATCTACCCTCTTGGAAGCCTGGTTAAGCTTAATACCGGAGAAATAGGATTAGTCGTTAAAGTAAATGAGCGGGCAATTGTCAGACCAGTGATTAGAGTATTGATTGATGCTAAAGGCGAACTAATACCATTTTCAAAGGTTAAAGATATAGATTTGACCAAAGATGCCACGAGATTTATCGAATGTCCGGAGAGCGAAGAGATATTTGGCAAAAAGTAA
- a CDS encoding divergent PAP2 family protein, with protein MVTAIITILQNKIFLASVLAWLIAQVLKIIIYARKNRRINFRLLLGSGGMPSSHSATVMALSTAVGKIHGWDTPLFIVTLIFAFIIMTDAVGVRRAVGQQARILNIMVDELYEKGTISERRLKELLGHTPVEVFVGAGLGILVALGITAL; from the coding sequence ATGGTAACTGCGATTATCACAATATTACAAAACAAGATATTTTTAGCGTCGGTTTTAGCCTGGTTAATTGCCCAGGTTTTAAAGATTATTATCTATGCCCGCAAGAATAGACGAATAAATTTTAGACTGCTGTTAGGTTCAGGTGGGATGCCAAGCTCTCATTCAGCAACCGTGATGGCTTTATCTACTGCTGTTGGTAAAATACACGGCTGGGATACACCACTTTTTATTGTCACTCTGATATTTGCATTTATTATTATGACCGATGCGGTTGGTGTCCGGCGGGCAGTTGGTCAACAAGCACGGATTTTGAATATTATGGTTGATGAACTTTATGAAAAAGGAACAATAAGTGAGCGGAGATTAAAGGAATTATTAGGTCATACGCCGGTAGAAGTCTTTGTCGGCGCCGGACTGGGGATATTAGTTGCCTTAGGAATTACCGCA